The Desulfovibrio sp. Fe33 genome includes a window with the following:
- a CDS encoding glutamine--tRNA ligase/YqeY domain fusion protein, with amino-acid sequence MSTKPEAPEKGKDFIRQIIDKDMENGVYHGRVHTRFPPEPNGYLHIGHAKSICLNFGLARDYDGKCNLRFDDTNPVKEDVEYVDSIREDVHWLGFDWDNNFYASDYFEKLYFIAELFIKMGKAYVDHQSAEEIRENRGTLKEPGKNSPYRDRTVEENLALFRSMRAGEFGDGECILRGKIDMAAPNVMLRDPALYRIKHAHHHRTGDAWCIYPMYDFTHGLSDAIEGITHSICTLEFENNRPLYDWCVDTLMEGLKRPELFGGNAALYEELAGLPGFTDRPRQYEFARLNITGTVLSKRKLIQLVKEGYVTGWDDPRMPTISGFRRRGFTPESIRDFCDRIGIAKADSMVEYALLEACLREDLNKRAPRYMGIMDPVKMIIENYPEDQEDVFEIALNPEDESYGTRKVPFSREVWIERDDFMEEPPKKFFRLGPDREVRLRGAYYVKCIGYEKDADGKVTEIRATYDPESKGGWLEGGRKVKGTLHWVSAKHALDAEVRNYGPLFTTDNPNVTEEGKTFVDYVDPDSLEVLSGCKVEPAMADMEAGANFQFERTGYYCADRRDHKPGQAMIFNRTTTLRDTWAKIQKNTN; translated from the coding sequence ATGAGCACCAAACCCGAGGCCCCTGAAAAGGGCAAGGACTTCATTCGCCAGATCATCGACAAGGATATGGAAAACGGCGTCTATCACGGCCGCGTCCACACCCGCTTCCCCCCCGAACCAAACGGCTACCTGCACATCGGCCACGCCAAGTCCATCTGCCTCAATTTCGGGCTCGCCCGCGACTACGACGGGAAGTGCAACCTGCGCTTCGACGACACCAACCCGGTCAAGGAGGACGTGGAATACGTCGATTCCATCCGCGAGGACGTCCACTGGCTCGGCTTCGACTGGGACAACAATTTCTACGCCTCGGACTACTTCGAAAAGCTCTATTTCATAGCCGAACTGTTCATCAAGATGGGCAAGGCCTACGTGGACCATCAGTCCGCCGAGGAAATCCGTGAAAACCGGGGAACCCTCAAGGAGCCCGGCAAGAACTCCCCCTACCGCGACCGGACCGTGGAGGAGAATCTGGCCCTGTTCCGCTCCATGCGGGCGGGCGAGTTCGGCGACGGCGAATGCATCCTGCGCGGCAAGATCGACATGGCCGCGCCCAACGTGATGCTGCGCGACCCGGCCCTCTACCGCATCAAGCACGCCCACCATCACAGGACCGGCGACGCATGGTGCATCTACCCCATGTACGACTTCACCCACGGCCTGTCCGACGCCATCGAGGGCATCACCCACTCCATCTGCACCCTGGAATTCGAAAACAACCGCCCCCTGTACGACTGGTGCGTGGACACCCTCATGGAGGGGCTGAAACGGCCCGAGCTGTTCGGCGGGAACGCCGCCCTGTACGAGGAGCTGGCCGGACTTCCCGGCTTCACCGACCGCCCCCGGCAGTACGAGTTCGCCCGCCTGAACATCACCGGCACCGTGCTTTCCAAGCGCAAGCTCATCCAGCTCGTCAAGGAAGGGTACGTCACCGGCTGGGACGACCCGCGTATGCCGACCATCTCCGGCTTCCGGCGGCGCGGCTTCACCCCGGAGTCCATCCGCGATTTCTGCGACCGCATCGGCATCGCCAAGGCGGACTCCATGGTGGAATACGCCCTGCTCGAAGCCTGCCTGCGCGAGGACCTCAACAAACGCGCCCCGCGCTACATGGGCATCATGGACCCGGTCAAGATGATCATCGAGAACTACCCCGAGGATCAGGAAGACGTCTTCGAGATCGCCCTGAACCCCGAGGACGAGTCCTACGGAACCCGCAAGGTGCCGTTCTCCCGTGAAGTCTGGATCGAACGCGACGATTTCATGGAGGAGCCGCCCAAGAAATTCTTCCGCCTGGGACCGGACCGCGAGGTGCGGCTGCGCGGAGCGTACTACGTCAAGTGCATCGGATACGAAAAGGACGCTGACGGCAAGGTCACCGAAATCCGGGCCACCTACGACCCCGAATCCAAGGGGGGCTGGCTGGAAGGCGGCCGCAAAGTCAAGGGCACCCTGCACTGGGTCTCGGCCAAACACGCCTTGGACGCGGAAGTGCGCAACTACGGGCCGCTGTTCACCACGGATAATCCCAACGTCACCGAAGAAGGCAAGACCTTCGTCGACTACGTCGACCCCGATTCCCTGGAAGTGCTGTCCGGCTGCAAGGTGGAACCGGCCATGGCCGACATGGAAGCGGGCGCGAACTTCCAGTTCGAGCGCACCGGCTACTACTGCGCCGACCGGCGCGACCACAAGCCCGGCCAGGCCATGATCTTCAACCGCACCACAACCCTGCGCGACACCTGGGCCAAAATCCAAAAAAACACAAATTAG
- a CDS encoding TetR/AcrR family transcriptional regulator: MTKKEAILCAAQEAFGQLGFHAATVKDVAGRADVSFGLVSHYFGSKQELFLAAGFDMADRLIFRLHEATAKAETGIEAIRAYMSAYFDFTEEHRTGFPVLLRCSPFSHMEPGVDGAKVAEKFSIFIDELKRCVALGIKDGTIRSLPLEQTALIIYGNIVGSVRTSLLSPYESTNLFAETINHVERSITIPACEAAVENGMPLEQGNPSRAESRAR; encoded by the coding sequence ATGACCAAGAAGGAAGCCATACTCTGCGCAGCCCAGGAAGCCTTCGGGCAACTGGGGTTCCACGCCGCCACCGTCAAGGACGTGGCCGGTCGCGCCGATGTTTCCTTCGGTCTGGTTTCCCACTACTTCGGCAGCAAGCAGGAGCTCTTCCTGGCCGCCGGATTCGACATGGCCGACCGACTGATTTTCCGCCTGCACGAGGCCACCGCCAAGGCAGAGACCGGCATCGAGGCCATTCGGGCCTACATGTCCGCATATTTCGATTTTACCGAAGAGCACCGGACCGGCTTTCCCGTCCTGCTGCGCTGTTCCCCCTTCAGCCACATGGAGCCCGGTGTCGACGGCGCCAAGGTGGCCGAGAAGTTCAGCATCTTCATTGACGAGCTCAAACGCTGCGTCGCCCTCGGCATCAAGGACGGCACGATCCGTTCCCTTCCCTTGGAACAGACCGCGCTTATCATCTACGGTAACATCGTCGGCTCGGTCCGCACCAGCCTCCTTTCGCCGTACGAGTCCACCAATCTCTTTGCCGAGACGATCAACCATGTGGAGCGCAGCATAACCATCCCTGCCTGCGAGGCCGCCGTTGAAAACGGTATGCCGCTGGAACAGGGGAACCCGTCGAGAGCGGAATCGAGAGCGAGGTAA
- a CDS encoding YqiA/YcfP family alpha/beta fold hydrolase, whose protein sequence is MHDMRLLWCHGSLSSPWGAKSMALAETARGMGLTMEGPDFSDQDDPDSRVDRLVSILAEDDRPAILAGSSMGGYVAAAASMAARVPAIFLLAPAFYLPGYAMHVFSNLPDLVTVVHGWDDDVVPVDNAIRFARTHKATLHVLPDGHRLENSVDELRTLFARFLATAITNDASNRP, encoded by the coding sequence ATGCATGACATGCGCCTGTTGTGGTGCCACGGCTCCCTGAGCAGCCCTTGGGGGGCCAAAAGCATGGCCCTCGCCGAAACGGCCCGGGGCATGGGGCTGACCATGGAAGGGCCGGACTTCAGCGACCAGGACGACCCGGACAGCCGGGTGGACCGTCTCGTCTCCATTCTGGCCGAAGACGACCGGCCCGCCATCCTGGCCGGTTCGAGCATGGGCGGCTATGTGGCCGCGGCCGCTTCCATGGCCGCCCGCGTACCGGCCATTTTTCTCCTCGCTCCCGCCTTCTATCTGCCCGGCTATGCCATGCACGTCTTCTCCAACCTGCCCGACCTCGTCACCGTGGTCCACGGTTGGGACGACGATGTGGTCCCAGTGGACAACGCCATCCGCTTCGCCCGAACCCACAAGGCGACCCTGCACGTTCTCCCCGACGGGCACCGGCTGGAAAACTCCGTCGACGAACTCCGCACCCTGTTCGCCCGCTTCCTGGCCACAGCCATCACGAACGACGCGTCGAACCGACCCTGA
- a CDS encoding TRAP transporter large permease gives MDPTTAGIIGICIMVILFMTRMPVAFVMMLVGFVGFSLLTSWKGGLNLMSRNIYDAFASYELSTIPLFILMGQIAFNCGISRRLYDTAYRFLGNTRGGLAMATVSACTAFGAVCGSSPATAATMSTVGIPEMKRYGYANSLAAASVASGGGLGMIMPPSVVLIIYGVLTEQSIGALFVSGILPAILLTGLFIAGIYLQCKINPALGPKGDTFTWGEKLKSMANLVDTLLIFALVIGGLFKGLFTPTEAASIGVIGVLALALVKRQLTWQAFVNSLYETLRTSCMVLVLIAGAVVFGKFLAVTRIPFDIANWVSAFDMPPYAIMGAIILIYFIGGCFMDSLALIMLTIPVFFPVVTGMGYDPIWFGVIIVLVTEMGVITPPVGINVYVVYGMCRKIAPDVTLEDVFKGILPFMASIILGIALLFLFPQIILFLPGLMY, from the coding sequence ATGGATCCGACCACCGCCGGAATCATCGGCATCTGCATCATGGTCATCCTGTTCATGACCAGAATGCCCGTCGCCTTCGTCATGATGCTCGTGGGCTTCGTGGGCTTCTCGCTGCTGACCTCCTGGAAGGGCGGCCTCAACCTCATGAGCCGCAACATTTACGACGCGTTCGCCTCCTATGAGCTGTCCACCATTCCCCTGTTCATCCTCATGGGGCAGATCGCCTTCAACTGCGGCATTTCGCGGCGGCTCTACGACACCGCCTACCGTTTCCTGGGCAACACGCGGGGCGGCCTGGCCATGGCCACGGTATCGGCCTGCACAGCCTTCGGCGCGGTATGCGGGTCCAGCCCGGCCACGGCCGCGACCATGTCCACGGTGGGCATTCCGGAAATGAAGCGGTACGGCTACGCCAACTCCCTGGCCGCGGCCTCGGTGGCCTCGGGCGGCGGGCTCGGCATGATTATGCCGCCGTCGGTGGTTCTCATCATCTACGGCGTGCTCACCGAGCAGTCCATCGGCGCACTGTTTGTCTCGGGCATCCTCCCGGCCATCCTGCTGACCGGCCTGTTCATCGCGGGCATCTACCTCCAATGCAAGATCAACCCGGCCCTCGGCCCCAAGGGCGACACCTTCACCTGGGGCGAGAAGCTGAAGTCCATGGCCAACCTCGTGGACACCCTGCTCATCTTCGCCCTGGTTATCGGCGGCCTGTTCAAGGGCCTGTTCACCCCCACCGAAGCCGCATCCATCGGCGTCATCGGCGTGCTCGCCCTGGCGCTCGTCAAGAGGCAGCTCACCTGGCAGGCCTTCGTCAATTCGCTCTACGAAACTCTGCGCACCTCCTGCATGGTCCTTGTGCTCATCGCGGGCGCAGTGGTCTTCGGCAAGTTCCTGGCCGTGACACGCATCCCCTTCGACATCGCCAACTGGGTGTCCGCCTTCGACATGCCGCCCTACGCCATCATGGGCGCGATCATCCTGATCTACTTCATCGGCGGCTGCTTCATGGACTCGCTCGCGCTCATCATGCTGACCATCCCGGTATTCTTCCCGGTGGTCACGGGCATGGGCTACGACCCCATCTGGTTCGGCGTCATCATCGTGCTCGTCACCGAGATGGGCGTCATCACCCCTCCGGTGGGCATCAACGTCTACGTGGTCTACGGCATGTGCCGCAAGATCGCCCCGGACGTCACCCTGGAAGACGTGTTCAAGGGCATCCTGCCGTTCATGGCCTCCATCATCCTCGGCATCGCCCTGCTCTTCCTCTTCCCGCAGATCATCCTCTTCCTACCCGGCCTGATGTACTGA
- a CDS encoding TRAP transporter small permease, with amino-acid sequence MEENKRLLPLTEKTMRIIAAASLVGMAAMTGMDVFLRGAFNTPIFGCEEIVAILGVIAVGFALPYAHYQKSHIGVEILVRRLPKRVRDLLELLTNLATLFLVAVVTWRMFLYAGTLAESGEVSMNLELPEYYVVYVLSFGFFVYALCLLADIVKFFRKQGA; translated from the coding sequence ATGGAAGAGAACAAGCGGCTGCTCCCGCTGACCGAAAAGACCATGCGCATAATCGCGGCGGCCAGCCTGGTGGGCATGGCGGCCATGACCGGCATGGACGTTTTCCTGCGCGGAGCCTTCAATACCCCCATCTTCGGCTGCGAGGAAATCGTGGCCATCCTCGGCGTGATCGCCGTGGGCTTCGCCCTGCCCTACGCCCATTACCAGAAAAGCCACATCGGCGTGGAAATCCTGGTCCGCCGCCTGCCCAAGCGGGTTCGCGACCTCCTCGAACTCCTCACCAACCTGGCGACCCTCTTCCTCGTGGCCGTCGTCACCTGGCGCATGTTCCTCTACGCCGGAACCCTGGCCGAGTCGGGCGAAGTCTCCATGAACCTGGAGCTGCCCGAATACTACGTGGTCTACGTTCTCTCCTTCGGCTTCTTCGTCTACGCCCTCTGCCTGCTGGCGGACATCGTCAAATTTTTCAGGAAACAGGGGGCCTAA
- a CDS encoding ATP-binding protein has product MVKHSRARLSRADSLSRRAKLAQIAFISFIVLAFSCALILFNAYRLHVRLSERADGIAHMARTSLATAVWQVDYASARDFINAVLENDTVAFAQVVTGREVMAAKSRPRFTGHDFDYFAGDRRFITKSVEIRKYGDWIGSFNLAVSTEGYVQEMVMYGGLTFVLALLLILTLTLAAVRYTRKHFLSPLMDLEESATIIADGNLDAPIDTSASNELGSLARAIDDMRQSVRHLIRDLQEANAKLQNHQNILESRVKERTEELKNKNDSLNSALDQVRRAKKAADMANAAKSSFLASMSHEIRTPMNAILGMADILWETELSSDQARYVDIFRTAGENLLEILDDILDLSKIEAGHLTLEQVWFSLDDILDRSCGIIRNKAVQKGLNLTCTPSTNVPKRLEGDPTRLRQVLFNLLGNAIKFTDSGSVALSVEQVSNDGKTALLHFSITDTGVGVSGDKLGAIFDAFTQADSSTTRQFGGTGLGLAISKELVHMMDGRIWAESTPGRGSTFHFTARFGTAPRPEAATPEPQPSAEDAPLPPLNILMFEDSRYNAFVTQTYLATTPCGLTVVEDGKSGFDLFKKGGFDLVLMDIQMPIMDGFEATRRIREWEHEQGLAHTPVVAMTAFAMDEDARKCIEAGADYHLPKPVKKSALFDIIRKLADGRAARTEEEDHA; this is encoded by the coding sequence ATGGTCAAACACTCCAGAGCACGGCTTTCCAGGGCCGACTCCCTCAGCCGACGGGCCAAACTGGCCCAGATCGCCTTCATATCCTTTATTGTTCTTGCGTTTTCCTGCGCCCTGATCCTGTTCAACGCCTACCGGCTGCACGTCCGCCTGTCCGAGCGGGCGGACGGCATAGCGCATATGGCCCGAACCAGCCTGGCCACCGCGGTCTGGCAAGTCGACTACGCCTCCGCCCGCGACTTCATCAACGCCGTGCTCGAAAACGACACCGTGGCCTTCGCCCAGGTCGTCACCGGACGGGAGGTCATGGCCGCGAAAAGCCGCCCGCGCTTCACGGGCCACGACTTCGACTATTTCGCCGGCGATCGGCGGTTCATCACCAAATCCGTGGAAATCCGCAAATACGGGGACTGGATAGGCTCCTTCAACTTGGCCGTCTCCACCGAAGGGTACGTGCAGGAAATGGTCATGTACGGGGGACTGACCTTCGTCCTGGCCCTCCTCCTGATCCTGACCCTGACCCTGGCCGCGGTCCGCTACACGCGCAAGCATTTCCTGTCCCCGCTCATGGACCTCGAAGAGTCGGCCACTATCATCGCCGACGGCAACCTCGACGCCCCCATCGACACCTCGGCCTCCAACGAACTGGGCAGCCTCGCCCGGGCCATCGACGACATGCGCCAGTCCGTGCGCCATCTGATCCGCGACCTCCAGGAAGCCAACGCCAAGCTCCAGAACCACCAGAACATTCTGGAGAGCCGGGTCAAGGAACGCACCGAGGAGCTCAAGAACAAGAACGACTCCCTGAACAGCGCCCTCGACCAGGTGCGTCGGGCCAAGAAGGCCGCCGACATGGCCAACGCGGCGAAAAGCAGTTTCCTGGCATCCATGAGCCACGAAATCAGGACGCCCATGAACGCCATCCTCGGCATGGCCGACATCCTCTGGGAAACGGAGCTTTCGTCGGACCAGGCGCGTTATGTGGACATCTTCCGCACGGCGGGCGAAAACCTCCTTGAGATACTGGACGACATCCTGGACCTGTCCAAAATAGAAGCTGGCCACCTGACGCTGGAACAGGTCTGGTTCTCCCTGGACGATATCCTGGACCGTTCCTGCGGAATCATCCGGAACAAGGCCGTCCAGAAAGGGTTGAACCTGACCTGCACCCCATCCACCAACGTGCCCAAGCGGCTGGAAGGCGACCCCACCCGGCTGCGCCAGGTCCTCTTCAACCTGCTGGGCAACGCGATCAAATTCACGGATTCCGGCTCGGTTGCCCTGAGCGTGGAGCAGGTGTCCAACGACGGAAAGACCGCCCTGCTTCATTTCTCCATAACCGACACCGGCGTCGGCGTGTCCGGCGACAAGCTCGGAGCCATCTTCGACGCCTTCACCCAGGCGGACAGCTCGACCACGCGCCAGTTCGGCGGCACGGGGCTGGGACTGGCCATCAGCAAGGAGCTGGTCCACATGATGGACGGCCGCATCTGGGCTGAAAGCACGCCGGGCAGAGGAAGCACCTTCCATTTCACGGCGCGGTTCGGCACCGCCCCCAGGCCGGAAGCCGCGACGCCCGAACCGCAGCCGAGCGCCGAGGATGCCCCCCTGCCGCCCTTGAACATCCTCATGTTCGAGGACTCCAGATACAACGCCTTCGTGACCCAGACCTATCTCGCGACCACGCCCTGCGGCCTGACCGTGGTGGAAGACGGCAAGTCCGGCTTTGATCTTTTCAAGAAGGGAGGCTTCGACCTGGTCCTCATGGACATTCAAATGCCGATCATGGACGGTTTCGAGGCCACCCGGCGCATACGCGAATGGGAGCATGAGCAGGGCCTCGCCCACACGCCTGTGGTGGCCATGACCGCATTCGCCATGGATGAGGACGCCCGGAAATGCATCGAAGCAGGGGCCGACTACCATCTCCCCAAGCCGGTCAAAAAGAGCGCCCTTTTCGACATCATTCGTAAACTGGCGGACGGGCGTGCCGCCCGAACCGAGGAGGAAGACCATGCATGA
- a CDS encoding acetate--CoA ligase family protein, with protein sequence MADAHYAFGSVHVEINFEAIDALLRQAHAQGRDSLFEYEVYDLLKASGAETPPRCVLLERAGRFTDEQLSALPGDKVVLKIVSPAIVHKTEAGGVRVVENRPDAIRSAVRRMLYEVPENFAAALERDPGSAPEPYRGLCGEPLVSAVARDLRGVLMVQFMEPDSTAFGNELLVGIRKTREFGMVVTAGLGGTDTELYAERFRKGQALTIASTALTDGVRFFELFRRTISYRKLAGLTRGQRRIVTDEQLIECFSSFIDMANHYSPDNPDAPFHIEELEINPFAYADYLMVPLDGLCRFSEKGAVRAPRPVGKIANLLKPSSIGIIGVSASRMNFGRIILKNVLEAGFPAEDVRLVKPGETEIDGVACVPDLKSLDRRLDLFVVAVGSEQVPALVDELVALDCAESVMLIPGGLGETRESRERAAEVVARIDAAHAGGGGPVFLGGNCMGVVSRPGRYDTWFIPEEKLPALAPGEHHRAAFISQSGAFMLTRISQCPMLNPAYMVSMGNQTDLTLGDMVSHFSEADDVDVIAVYAEGFNDMDGLGFCRAVRRAVLKGKDVVFYKAGRTPEGKSATSGHTASLAGDYAVCESCVRQAGAIVAHSFTQFENLFLLAERLNGKTIGGNRLAAVSGAGFEAVGMADSIQTDDYSMTLAPLTEATRRALGELVAANRLDGLVTVTNPLDITPAADDRVHAEAVRLLALDPNVDAVVAGLDPLSPVMRTLADPDAPLTMDNERSIAALMAELLPTLDTPVIGVVDGGRQYDPLVDRLKEAGLCTFRTSDQAVAALAQYMDGRLNAARIRLR encoded by the coding sequence ATGGCGGATGCCCATTATGCCTTCGGTTCGGTCCATGTGGAGATAAATTTCGAGGCCATCGACGCCCTGTTGAGGCAGGCCCATGCCCAGGGGCGCGATTCCCTGTTCGAGTACGAGGTCTACGACCTGCTCAAGGCCTCGGGCGCGGAGACCCCGCCCCGGTGCGTGCTGCTTGAACGGGCCGGGCGGTTCACGGACGAACAGCTCTCGGCCCTGCCCGGGGACAAAGTGGTCCTCAAAATCGTGTCGCCCGCCATCGTGCACAAGACCGAGGCGGGCGGGGTGCGCGTGGTGGAGAACCGCCCGGACGCCATCCGTTCCGCCGTCCGGCGAATGCTCTACGAGGTCCCCGAAAATTTCGCCGCCGCCCTGGAGCGCGATCCCGGCTCCGCGCCCGAACCATACCGTGGGCTATGCGGCGAGCCGCTGGTTTCCGCCGTGGCCCGCGACCTGCGCGGGGTGCTCATGGTCCAGTTTATGGAGCCGGATTCCACGGCCTTCGGCAACGAGCTGCTGGTGGGCATCCGCAAAACCCGGGAGTTCGGCATGGTCGTCACCGCCGGGCTGGGCGGGACCGACACCGAGCTGTACGCCGAGCGGTTCCGCAAGGGCCAGGCCCTGACCATCGCCTCCACGGCCCTGACCGACGGGGTGCGCTTCTTCGAACTCTTCCGCCGGACCATTTCCTACCGCAAACTGGCCGGGCTGACGCGGGGGCAGCGGCGTATCGTCACCGACGAGCAGCTCATCGAGTGCTTCTCCTCGTTCATCGACATGGCCAACCACTATTCCCCGGACAACCCGGACGCCCCCTTCCATATCGAGGAACTGGAGATCAACCCGTTCGCCTATGCCGACTATCTCATGGTCCCTCTGGACGGCTTGTGCCGGTTCTCCGAAAAGGGGGCAGTGCGCGCCCCCCGGCCCGTAGGCAAGATAGCCAATCTGCTTAAGCCGTCGTCCATCGGCATTATCGGCGTCTCGGCGTCGCGCATGAATTTCGGAAGGATTATTCTCAAGAACGTGCTCGAAGCCGGGTTCCCGGCCGAGGACGTGCGCCTGGTCAAACCCGGCGAAACGGAGATCGACGGAGTGGCCTGCGTCCCGGACCTGAAGTCCCTGGATCGGCGGCTGGACCTCTTCGTCGTGGCCGTGGGCTCGGAGCAGGTCCCGGCCCTGGTGGATGAGCTGGTCGCCTTGGACTGCGCCGAATCGGTCATGCTCATTCCCGGCGGCCTGGGCGAGACCCGGGAGAGCCGCGAGCGCGCCGCCGAGGTCGTCGCCCGCATCGACGCCGCCCACGCCGGGGGCGGCGGTCCCGTTTTTCTGGGCGGCAACTGCATGGGCGTGGTTTCACGGCCGGGCCGTTACGACACCTGGTTCATCCCCGAGGAAAAACTTCCCGCCTTGGCTCCGGGCGAACACCATCGAGCTGCCTTCATCTCCCAATCCGGGGCGTTCATGCTGACCCGCATTTCCCAATGCCCTATGCTCAACCCCGCCTACATGGTCTCCATGGGCAACCAGACCGACCTGACCCTGGGCGACATGGTCTCCCACTTCAGCGAGGCCGACGATGTGGACGTCATCGCCGTGTATGCCGAAGGGTTTAACGACATGGATGGCCTCGGATTCTGCCGGGCCGTGCGGCGGGCTGTGCTCAAGGGTAAGGACGTGGTTTTCTACAAGGCGGGCCGGACCCCGGAGGGCAAGTCCGCCACGAGCGGCCATACCGCCTCCCTTGCGGGCGACTATGCGGTCTGCGAATCCTGCGTGCGCCAGGCCGGGGCCATTGTGGCCCATTCCTTCACCCAGTTCGAGAATCTCTTCCTGTTGGCCGAGCGGCTGAACGGCAAAACCATCGGCGGCAATCGGCTGGCCGCGGTTTCCGGCGCGGGTTTCGAGGCCGTGGGTATGGCCGATTCGATCCAGACCGACGACTATTCCATGACCCTGGCTCCGCTGACTGAGGCCACCCGCCGCGCCCTTGGCGAACTGGTCGCCGCCAACCGGCTGGACGGCCTTGTTACCGTGACCAACCCCCTGGACATCACCCCGGCCGCGGACGACCGGGTCCACGCCGAAGCCGTCCGGCTGCTGGCGCTCGATCCCAACGTGGACGCCGTGGTGGCCGGACTTGACCCCCTGTCGCCGGTCATGCGCACCCTCGCCGACCCGGACGCCCCCCTGACCATGGACAACGAACGGTCCATCGCCGCCCTCATGGCCGAGCTGCTGCCCACCCTGGACACGCCCGTCATCGGCGTGGTGGACGGCGGCCGCCAGTACGACCCCCTGGTGGACCGGCTCAAGGAGGCCGGGCTGTGCACCTTCCGCACCTCGGACCAGGCCGTGGCCGCCCTTGCCCAATACATGGACGGACGGCTCAACGCGGCGCGTATTCGTTTGCGATGA
- a CDS encoding nitroreductase family protein — MSLFTIDETRCKRDGLCAVDCPAGCIVFEKGGLPVPHEKKQAYCLDCGHCMAVCPADAIRLDRFEAGGAPLDKSLRISLEQAEQFLKGRRSMRAFRDEPVDGALLDRLLAVTGYCPSGHNARPTRWVVAHGADKVAGVAEAVAAWMRAESEAETPLAAALHLPGIVRAWDKGMDLICRNAPVLAVAVGPRQGITPREDSVIATAYLELAASGAGLGACWCGYLLAAAAHDAGMREFLGVADGEAAYGALMLGHPARRYTAIPPRPEPTVRRL, encoded by the coding sequence ATGTCGCTGTTCACCATCGACGAGACCCGCTGCAAGCGGGACGGCCTGTGCGCCGTCGACTGCCCGGCAGGGTGCATCGTCTTCGAAAAGGGCGGATTGCCTGTGCCCCACGAGAAAAAGCAGGCCTATTGCCTGGACTGCGGCCACTGCATGGCGGTTTGTCCGGCCGACGCCATCCGGCTGGACCGGTTCGAGGCCGGGGGCGCCCCATTGGACAAGTCGCTGCGCATCTCCCTTGAGCAGGCCGAGCAGTTCCTCAAGGGGCGGCGCTCCATGCGCGCCTTCCGCGACGAGCCGGTGGACGGCGCACTGCTGGATCGCCTCCTGGCCGTGACGGGGTACTGTCCTTCCGGGCACAACGCCCGGCCCACGCGTTGGGTCGTGGCCCACGGCGCGGACAAGGTGGCCGGAGTAGCCGAAGCCGTCGCCGCCTGGATGCGCGCCGAATCGGAGGCCGAAACTCCCCTGGCCGCCGCCCTGCACCTGCCGGGCATCGTCCGGGCCTGGGACAAGGGGATGGACCTCATCTGCCGCAACGCCCCGGTCCTGGCCGTGGCCGTAGGGCCGCGGCAGGGCATCACGCCCCGCGAAGACAGCGTCATAGCCACCGCCTATCTGGAACTGGCCGCCTCGGGAGCCGGGCTGGGCGCGTGCTGGTGCGGTTATCTGTTGGCCGCCGCCGCGCATGACGCCGGAATGCGGGAATTCCTCGGAGTGGCCGATGGAGAAGCGGCTTACGGGGCGCTCATGCTCGGCCATCCAGCACGGCGGTACACGGCCATCCCTCCGAGGCCGGAACCCACTGTGCGGCGGCTCTGA
- a CDS encoding phage regulatory CII family protein yields MFEKNVTKVVQDCILDSGIQAKIVAQKINKPYSTLMREINPFDASAKLGAETLLEIMKVTQDIRPLQFMAAEMGFSLETGTA; encoded by the coding sequence ATGTTTGAGAAAAACGTTACCAAGGTTGTTCAGGACTGCATCCTCGACAGCGGCATCCAGGCCAAGATCGTCGCTCAGAAGATCAACAAGCCGTATTCCACCCTTATGCGCGAGATCAACCCATTCGACGCCAGCGCCAAGCTCGGAGCCGAAACCCTGCTCGAAATCATGAAAGTGACCCAGGACATCCGTCCGCTCCAGTTCATGGCGGCGGAAATGGGCTTCAGCCTCGAAACGGGCACAGCCTAG
- a CDS encoding phage regulatory CII family protein has protein sequence MFEKNLTKKMQDLVLDGRIPAKDVSRAIKKPYSTLLRELNPFDAHAKLGAETMFAIVKATRNISILEFMAREMGYTLMPLDGIRRAERNVKARTARERETTM, from the coding sequence ATGTTCGAGAAGAATCTGACCAAGAAAATGCAGGACCTGGTCCTGGACGGACGCATCCCGGCAAAAGATGTCTCCAGGGCGATCAAGAAGCCGTATTCCACATTGCTTCGGGAACTCAATCCCTTTGACGCCCACGCCAAGCTCGGAGCCGAAACCATGTTCGCGATCGTCAAGGCCACGCGCAACATTTCGATCCTGGAATTCATGGCCCGCGAGATGGGATACACCCTCATGCCGCTCGACGGCATCAGGCGGGCGGAACGCAACGTCAAGGCCCGCACCGCCCGAGAGCGGGAAACGACCATGTAG